Within Dermacentor variabilis isolate Ectoservices chromosome 8, ASM5094787v1, whole genome shotgun sequence, the genomic segment AGACGCCGAGATTACCTGGCTACCGGTCGCACGACAGCCCGCCGAGCAAAAGGGACACGTCCAAGGGCAAGGGCAGAGGGGTCTGCACCTTCGTTAGGAAAGGGATCACCTTCATGGAACACGAAATGATCGGCAAAAGCGCCATCGAACACTGCACGGTGGAAGTAATCACGGgcaagaggaggaaggagagcactTTCCTGGTGAACGTCTACAGCAATCCGTCCCACGGACAACAGAAATTCAAGGCACTCTTCCACAAAGCGAGTTCAGTCGCGGGGAGCAATACGCTCGTAGTGtgcggagactttaacgctccgaGCCAAGACTGGGGCTACCACAGAACGACGGTCAAGGGGAGAGAGCTCATGCAAGACGCCACTGACGTGGGACTGAACCTAATCACGGATCCGGCCTTTCCCACCAGGATCGGCACATCGGTTACgagagacaccactccggaccttacCTTCGTCAAAACCGACGGAGGATCGAGAGAAGCAAAATGGAGAAACACGGGCCAAgagctgggcagcgatcactacatcgtgGAGGTCGTCGTACCGCTAGAACGCCAAGGCAACAGCGGCATAAGGAAGCATCGCAttacggactgggacgcctttcgAAAGACGCTACCCGCGGTGCAACTGGACATTACTGACATCGAGCAATGGGCGGCCAACGTCGTTGAGACGATGGAAGGAGCCACCAAAGAGCTGGAGACGGACGAACGGATAGACAAGATGGAGAGTCGGCTGGCCCACCTGATAGAAGCCAAGCAGTCCATAAAGGCGAGGTGGCAGAAGCGACGAACCAACCGAAGTCTAAGGAAGAAGATCGCCGAGCTCAACAGGCAGATCGAGGTCCACTGCAGGGTGCTATGCacccaacagtggaacgaggcctgcaacgaagccgacggacagatgcacaagggcaagacgtggaaaatgctgcggcacctcctcgacgaaaccaagaccaagggccaccaacacaacaacctggccagaatcctacacaaggcaatctgtgaacacggggaggacgaggtcaaggggcgcttggacgccaagtacctaccgaccacccccacggaaagacacccggattaccaaggcaacgagaacgagacgctagatcgagacatccagacatgggaagtcagagttgccctgcaggatctcaatggcaggtccgccgcgggtcccgatcgagtgaccaacagagcgctcaagaacctcaacgaAGCAGCTATCGAAACGCTCACGAAgttctacaacaagtgctggcaagaaggaaggctgcccaagcaatggaaagcagccaagacgatcctcatccccaagcctggcaagccgcccaacatagagaacctcaggccgatctcgctcacttcgtgcgtgggaaaggtcctcgagcacgttctcatgaacaggtggcagcgttacctggaagaatcggagctttacccaaattccatcatcgggtttcggaagaagctcgggacgcaagacgccacgatcttactgaagaacgagatcatcgacgatacgacgggcactaaggacaacagagccatactcgggctggacttgcagagcgccttcgataaagtgaggcactcggctatcctggcccaagtatccagactaaacatgggcagaaggacataccagtacatcaaagacttcctgacggaacggaccaccgaaatctgcgcgggagacctgcagctcgaagagaagaagctgggcagcgtcggaactccgcagggctcggtgatctccccgcttctcttcaacctcgtgatgatcggggtggccaaccggctagaaagagtagcgggagtccggcacaccatctacgccgacgacgttacgctatgggtaccgggaggaagcgacggacacatcgagacaacgctgcaagaagcggtcaacgccatcgaggagcagctgggcgggtctggactcgtttgctctccggccaagtcagaactgctggtgattccaccgacaggagcgggcaggaaaagaaagaacatggaagtcaagtacgagcgaccaaagatcacggtcaagacagcgggaggacaagtgataccggaggtcgagaagattagagtgctcgggctgctcatccagcgaaatcgagtcaacggtgaaacggtcaacaagctcgcgggcaaagcggccgcggcaatgagactcatcaagagggtgtccaacagaagagcggggatgaaggaggagagcctgactaggctcgttcaatccttcgcagttagccacataacgtacgtggccgccttccacaactggaggccgagcgaacgtaacaagatagacgccaccatacgcaaggagtataaggcggcactcggcctcctcggaagcacgagcaccgaaaaattcatggcgctgggagtccacaacacgctggacgaaatagccgaagcacagagaacggcacaactcgagcgtctctctgaaacaagaaccggaagaaagatactgcgggaccttggcctcgagccgagggaaggcgagcagcagaaagacgtgcttataccggatagcatcaacagaaagctcagggtctgcccgatcccgaggaacgtgaaccccgagcacaacaaggagcggaggttggcgagggccagggctcttgtggacctccacgccagagaagaaggcgccatctacgtgggcgcggcggagtatcgagggagcagcgacgcatacgcggtggtggctgtccgggcatcgacgggtgcaacgaagaccgcggcgagcgtccggactcgagaggcacaccgggcggaggaggtggccatcgccttggccgtctccgaccccggatgcactacagtgttgtgtgactctagaacggcagtgaagaactacgccaagggtagggtatgtagtgaggctgcgcgcatactgcgcaaggccgaagacatcggacgcaaaagcgctgtggtgatcaagtggtttccggcccacatgggcagtgacgtgtcggaacgcgggaacgtgaaccacaacgagacggccaactcggccgcgcgaggactaaccaaccgcgcagctgcaagcacggccgactcggagtgttggtcgcggtgcagtgccaaggacaagatgaccaccttcaacgaaatagtgaagtggtacagacttaacagacagactatgccgccacctcacccggggcttacccgggaggaggcagtgttatacaggcaattacagacggggtccctgctcaccccggtgctagctaagcacgtgtgtccgagcgtgtacgcgagtgacgtgtgtagactgtgcgctaaggagagagccaccgcggctcacatcctttgggactgtagtagaaatccacgagaagccagtgagaagacgacgatcccgccgcggctagaggctgcaacgaggacctatgaccaagatacacaactaaaggccgtccagcaggtctcggcagctctagagaggcagcgacctcgcgaaaccgaggagaaggggggagcacccccaggaaggggatGGCgaccctctcggatccgcggaagtagcgaggaaccaagacctcgaggagcacaatgcacgagactgacgtagtggccgcgtcgcggtaaaagcttgtcctccctgcgtggagggagcctaaccgactctgcaggcatatttactaaagttgttctctctctctctctctctagtggtAGTGCAAGGAAACGGAACGCCGATGCCCGCTCTCATGAGAAGAGACTGGCTGGAAAAACTGCAGATAAACTGGAAAACAGTATACAGTCTGTCCACGGATAAGCCACTGGAGCAGAGGGTGGAAGCTTTACGGAAAAAGTATCCCGAGGTTTTCAAGGGCACCCCGGGTATCGTCAAAAACTTCTAAGCTCGCATCTTTGTTAAGGAAGGGGCTCAACCAGTATTCTCAAAAGCAGGGCCAATGCCGTTTGCTATCAAAGATGAAGTAGCAAAGGAGTACTAAAGAGGGTCACGAAAAGTGACTGGGTAGCCTCTGGCGGTGGTCGCGAAGAAAGGCGGCGCAGGATTAAGGTTATGTGGCGACTACAAGGTCACGGTTAATCCTGTTTTAAAAACAGACCATTACCCTTTGCCATTGCCGGAAGATTTGTACTCCATGCTCGCGGGAGGCAAAATCTTTTGCGTCTTGGATCTATCGCAAGCCTATCAACAAGTGCCGCTTGCTGAGGAAAGCAAAGCGCTGCTAACGGTGAACACTCATCTCGGATTATTTCAGTATCAGCGCCTTCCATTCGGTATCTCTAGCGCACCCGCTATCTTTCAGTGTTTAATGGACGAAGTCTTAAAAGGGATTCCAAAAGTGGGTTGCTATATTGACGACGTCATCGTCGTAGGCGACAACATAGATGACTGTCAGGAAACGGTGGAAAAGGTGCTTCAACGACTGTCACAGCACCATATTACCCTAAAACAACAGAAGTGTGAATTTTTCAAACCATCCGTCGTTTATCTGGGACACAAAGTGACATCAGATGGCATTTTTCAAACCACAACAAAGATAAAGGCAATCACTGAAGCACCTCAGCCAAGCAACGTAACTGAACTGCGAGCCTTCTTAGGCCTGCTGAATTTCTATACCGAATTCATCAAAGATTTAGCTACAGTAGCTGCACCAATGTATGACTTGCTCAAAAAGGACACGACTTGGGTGTGGACGGACGCATGCTCAAGATCGTTCGCGGAAGCCAAGCAGCGCGTCATCGACAGTCGAGTAGTGACTTTTTACGACGTGAAAAAGCCAATCGGgttaggctgcgacgcgtcggcCTACGGTCTTGGGGCCGTAATTTTTCACGTCATGCCCGATGGCTTAGAAAGACCCATCGCATTTGTCTCCAGAACATTAagtgcagcggagcgcaactatgcGCAAGGCGAGAAGGAAGCCCTGGCCTTAATTTTTGGTCTAAGCAGGTTTCATAGATACTTATAGGGGCCAAATTCACGCTGTATACAGACCACCAACCGCTGTTGGGGATCTTGGCATCGGATAAACCAATTCCTTCTTTGGCCGCAGCCAGGATTCAGCGTTGGGCTGTCACCTTAGCAGCTTATCAGTACACACTGCGCTACAGAAACGGCAAAAACATGGAAGTTGCCGACGCACTTTCAAGGCTTCCACTTTTGGTCAAGCATAAAGACGACAGTGAAGAATGTCTTGCAGTGTTTCAGGAAACTCCTCTCACTGCGAGCCAAGTTGCTGCTGCGACTAAAAGGTACCGCCTTCTTTCCAAAGTCGTGCAGTGCACCTTATCTGGCTGGCCCGCGCACTACGATGATAAATTTCAGCCCTTTTACGTTCGTCGAAACGAACTATCGTACGAGCAAGGCTGTGTCACGTGGGGCCAGCGAGTGATCATGCCCGACGAACTTAAAGAAGCAGTATTAACATTGCTGCATGAAGAGCACCCTGGaatgcaaagaatgaaaatgcTTGCTAGGTCGTTTGTTTGGTGGCCATCGATTGACAAGAACATTAAAGACACAGTCCGTCGATGTACAGTGTGCCAAACGATCATGCCTGCGAAGGCACCGGGACCATTGCATCCATGGACTCTTGTACAACCCGCGTTTGGCAGACGGTCCATGTCGATTTCGCCATGAAGGATGATTCCAACTTGTTCATTCTAGTAGACTCTTACTCAAAGTGGATAGAAGCAAAATGCCTCCGCACTACAACGACGTCAAAAACAATCGACTGTCTCAAGGAAATATTTGCAGCGTATGGCTACCCGGAGGAACTGATCAGCGACAACGGACCTCAGTTTACTGCGCACGAGTTCGCCAATTTCACATCTTCTTACGGGATTCGACACACACGTACGCCACCGTACCATGCTTCATAGAACGGGGCAGCAGAAAGGCTAGTTCAAATGACAAAAGCCACTCTACTCAAGCAAGTGCTTCACGATAACCTAACAGGTCAAAACAAAACTCTGCATCAACGACTTAAAGACTTCTTGCTTGCTTCAGGAACACCCCGAATTCCGTAACAGGAAGAACGCCGGCTGAGCTGTTCGTGAAACGACGACCTCGAGTGATGCTTTCACTCCTAAAGCCAAGTTTTGTGCAGGATATGCGCAGCCGTCAAGACAGACACCACCCATCGCAACGAGGGCCGAGGAAGGGACCCGCAGATGGAAGCCGGTGACACAGTTCTCGTCAAGACTACGAGAGGGGAAACTCTGTCATGGGAGGAGGCTGTCGTAGTGCAACGCGTAAGCGACTCTACTTTTGTAGTCAAAGTCGGTGACCATTTTCGTTTTGTACATATCGAGCCCTTGAGACCCAGCTGGATTACGGGACCAAAGACTTCATTCCATCTGGACGTCGCAAAAGAAGCGCATCCTGAGTCCACTCCAAGTGCCCGTATTCAACGAGATTTTCTATCAACACCCTCCGAAGAAAATCCCCCTGCTGACTCAATGATTGGTGTTCCTACTGTGGACCAGCTTGAGGATGTTCGCTTAGGGGACTCCACTTCAACTAAGGAACCAGCATCGCAGCTTGAGGCAAGACACTCAGCAGCGCAGCCTGGAAGTATCACCCCATCAACCATGGCAGCTACTGAAGAGGCCCATCTGCGAAGAAGTAATCGCACAAAGCGTCCTCCTGATCGCTATCAAGCCTCCAATTATGAGCACGGAAAGAAACGCGTGTAGCTTTAATTAAGGAGGAAGGAATGTTCTCTATCGGCCGGGCGGTATGATAATATTGTACCGTGAATGACGTGTGCCTGACCGGCATGCAGCGTTATATATAAAAGTACGCTGCTGCCTTGAATAAAGGGCTCTTTTGCGTTGCTGTCACCGAAGCGTCTGTCTGCTGCTTAGAAtagaaccatcatcatcatcagccaggttacgcccactgcagggcaaaggcctctcccatattcctccaacaaccccggtcatgtactaattgtggccatgccgtccctgcaaacttcttaatctcatccgcccacctaactttctgccgccccctgctacgcttcccttcccttggaatccagtccgtaacccttaatgaccatcggttatcttccctcctcattacatgtcctgcccatgcccatttctttttcttgatttcaactaagatgtcattaactcgcgcttgttccctcacccaatctgcgcttttcttatcccttaacgttacacctatcattattctttccatagctcgtcgcgtcgtcctcaatttgagtagaacccttttcgtaaacctccaggtttctgccccgtaggtgagtactggtaagacacagctattataaacttttctcttgagggataatggcaacctgctgttcatgatctgagaatgcctgccaaacgcaccccagcccattcttattcttctgattatttccgtctcatgatcgggatccgcagtcactacctgccctaagtagatgtgatcccttacgacttccagtccctcgctgcctattgtaagttgctgttctcttctgagactgttgtacattactttagttttctgcagattaatttttagacccactcttctgctttgcctctccaggtcagggagcatgcattgcagttggtcccctgagttactaagcaaggcaatatcatcagcgaatcgcaagttactaaggtattctccattaacttttatccccatttctttccaatctaggtctctgaatacctcctgtaaacacgctgtgaatagcattggagagatcgtatctccctgcctgacgcctttctttattgggattttgttgctttctttatggaggactacggtggctgtggagccgctatagatatctttcagtatttttacatacggctcgtctacaccctgattccgtaatgcctccatgactgctgaggtttcgacagaatcaaatgctttctcgtaatcaatgaaagctacatataagggttggttatattccgcacatttctctatcacctgattgacagtgtgaatatgatctattgttgagtagcctttacggaatcctgcctggtcctttgcttgacagaactctaaggtgttcctgattctatctgcgattaccttagtaaatagtttgtaggcaacggacagtaagctgatcggtctataatttttcaagtctttggcgtcccctttcttatggattaggattatgttagcgtttttccaagattccggtacgctcgaagtcatgaggcatttcgtatacagggtggccagtttctctagaacaatctgcccaccatccttcaacaaatctgctgttacctgatcctccccggctgccttccccctttgcatagctcccaaggctttctttacttcttccggtgttacctgtgggatttcaagttcctctagactattctctcttccattatcgtcttgGGCTTTTTTATacagtgccactggtactgtataaatctctatagaactcctccgccacatgaactatctcatccatattagtaatgatattgcctgctttgtctcttaacgcatacatctgattcttgccaattcctggtttcttcttcactgcttttaggattcctccgttcatgagagcatgttcaattctatccatattatacttccttatgtcagctgtcttacgcttgttgattaacttcgaaagttctgccagttctattctagctgtagggttagaggctttcatacattggcgtttcttgatcagatctttcgtctcctgcgatagtttactggtatcctgcctaacggagttaccaccgaattccatcacacactccttaatgatgcccacaagattgtcgttcattgcttcaacactaaggtcctcttcctgtcttaaagccgaatacctgttctgtagcttgatctggaattcctctattttccctcttaccgctaacacattgatcggcttcttatgtaccagtttcttccgttcccttttcaggtctaggctaattcgagttcttaccatcctgtggtcactgcagcgcaccttgccgagcacgtccgcatcttgtatgatgccagggttagcgcagagtatgaggtctatttcatttctagtctcgccgttcggactcctccacgtccactttcgactatcctgcttgcggaagaaggtattcattatcctcatgttattctgttccgcaaactctactaataactctcccctgatattcctagtgcctatgccatattcccccactgccttgtctccagcctgcttcttgcctaccttggcattaaagtcgcccattagtatagtgtatttagttttcactctacccatcgccgattccacgtcttcatagaagctttcgacttcctggtcatcatgactggatgtaggggcgtagacctgtacaatcttcattttgtacctcttattaagtttcacaacaagacctgccaccctctcgttaatgctatagcattcctgtttgttaccagctatattcttattaatcaggaatccgacgcctagttctcttctctccgctaagccccggtagcacaggacgtgcccgctttttagcactgtatatgcttcttttggcctcctaacttcactgagccctatgatatcccatttactgccctctaattcctccaatagcactgctagactcgcctcactacacCTATCCACAAATATCCACCTATCCTCAAATAACTTAGTAAGCTAAAGAGCGTGCAAAGAAAATCACTAAGGCTTATTTTTAACAAATACCGCATATCTGACTCCCCCTACTAACTAACTAGTAAAGCTGGAATACTAACTCTGCGTAACCATGCCTAACACGCACGCCAGAAAATGATGTTTCAACCGT encodes:
- the LOC142590609 gene encoding uncharacterized protein LOC142590609 yields the protein MESRLAHLIEAKQSIKARWQKRRTNRSLRKKIAELNRQIEVHCRVLCTQQWNEACNEADGQMHKGKTWKMLRHLLDETKTKGHQHNNLARILHKAICEHGEDEVKGRLDAKYLPTTPTERHPDYQGNENETLDRDIQTWEVRVALQDLNGRSAAGPDRVTNRALKNLNEAAIETLTKFYNKCWQEGRLPKQWKAAKTILIPKPGKPPNIENLRPISLTSCVGKVLEHVLMNRWQRYLEESELYPNSIIGFRKKLGTQDATILLKNEIIDDTTGTKDNRAILGLDLQSAFDKVRHSAILAQVSRLNMGRRTYQYIKDFLTERTTEICAGDLQLEEKKLGSVGTPQGSVISPLLFNLVMIGVANRLERVAGVRHTIYADDVTLWVPGGSDGHIETTLQEAVNAIEEQLGGSGLVCSPAKSELLVIPPTGAGRKRKNMEVKYERPKITVKTAGGQVIPEVEKIRVLGLLIQRNRVNGETVNKLAGKAAAAMRLIKRVSNRRAGMKEESLTRLVQSFAVSHITYVAAFHNWRPSERNKIDATIRKEYKAALGLLGSTSTEKFMALGVHNTLDEIAEAQRTAQLERLSETRTGRKILRDLGLEPREGEQQKDVLIPDSINRKLRVCPIPRNVNPEHNKERRLARARALVDLHAREEGAIYVGAAEYRGSSDAYAVVAVRASTGATKTAASVRTREAHRAEEVAIALAVSDPGCTTVLCDSRTAVKNYAKGRVCSEAARILRKAEDIGRKSAVVIKWFPAHMGSDVSERGNVNHNETANSAARGLTNRAAASTADSECWSRCSAKDKMTTFNEIVKWYRLNRQTMPPPHPGLTREEAVLYRQLQTGSLLTPVLAKHVCPSVYASDVCRLCAKERATAAHILWDCSRNPREASEKTTIPPRLEAATRTYDQDTQLKAVQQVSAALERQRPRETEEKGGAPPGRGWRPSRIRGSSEEPRPRGAQCTRLT